In Nostoc sp. CENA543, a single genomic region encodes these proteins:
- a CDS encoding cysteine desulfurase family protein: MTSIIYLDYHSTTPVDPRVAEKVMYYMTTAFGNANSVDHDYGNAAAKAVKQARQQIADLINASPKEIIFTSGATESINLVIQGQITQQNTPAKIIVSPVEHKAVIDTCKALVKKGLAEIIWLKVNQQAQLDLEHLEKVCADGAALLCVMAANNEVGTIYPIKKIGAIASSYHIPFLCDASQAVGKIPVNFQDWGITYLAISAHKLYAPKGVGVLVVRKNHLLPPMIYGGGHQQGLRSGTLNVPGIVGLGEACRLRRLEMEQDESAIAILRDQLQNQLQAAIPDLVVNGDSNHRLSGNLHISIPDISNTAIIARVRQQLAISTGAACSSGVVAPSHVLQAMHLPENIIEGSLRIGIGKFTTKIEIAKAADLLIDAVNTIRQIL, from the coding sequence ATGACCAGCATAATCTACCTAGACTACCACTCAACTACTCCCGTTGACCCCAGAGTAGCTGAGAAAGTCATGTACTATATGACTACCGCCTTTGGTAACGCCAATAGTGTAGATCATGATTATGGTAATGCAGCCGCAAAAGCAGTTAAACAAGCACGTCAACAAATAGCAGACTTAATCAACGCCTCGCCCAAGGAAATTATCTTTACATCCGGCGCAACGGAAAGCATTAATTTAGTAATTCAAGGGCAAATTACACAACAAAATACCCCCGCCAAAATTATTGTTTCCCCAGTAGAACACAAAGCCGTTATAGATACTTGCAAAGCCTTAGTTAAAAAAGGACTGGCGGAAATTATTTGGTTAAAAGTCAATCAACAAGCACAGCTTGATTTAGAACATTTGGAAAAAGTCTGTGCTGATGGTGCGGCTTTACTCTGTGTGATGGCGGCTAACAATGAAGTCGGGACAATTTACCCCATCAAAAAAATTGGCGCGATCGCCTCATCCTACCACATCCCTTTTTTATGCGACGCATCCCAAGCCGTCGGCAAAATTCCCGTCAATTTTCAAGACTGGGGGATTACTTATCTGGCGATTTCAGCACATAAACTCTATGCACCCAAAGGCGTGGGTGTATTAGTAGTGAGGAAAAATCATCTTCTCCCACCGATGATTTACGGTGGTGGACATCAACAGGGACTCAGATCAGGTACACTCAACGTCCCCGGAATCGTCGGTTTGGGGGAAGCTTGCAGATTGAGACGCTTGGAGATGGAACAAGATGAAAGTGCGATCGCTATTTTACGAGATCAGCTACAAAACCAACTCCAAGCCGCAATTCCCGATTTAGTGGTGAATGGGGACTCAAACCACCGTTTATCGGGTAATTTACACATTTCCATCCCCGATATTTCTAATACCGCCATCATTGCGCGAGTACGTCAGCAATTAGCTATTTCCACAGGTGCAGCTTGTTCATCAGGCGTTGTTGCACCTTCTCATGTTTTACAAGCAATGCACCTTCCCGAAAATATCATTGAAGGCTCATTGAGAATTGGTATTGGTAAATTTACAACTAAGATAGAAATTGCAAAAGCAGCTGATTTGCTCATTGATGCAGTCAACACCATCCGTCAAATTTTATAA
- a CDS encoding ATP-binding protein — translation MNNAHDIVPTHLAVQAMRDNGYKNAAYALAELMDNAIQAGASQVELLCGERKEQGEVRRRSRIEQIAVLDNGCGMDASVLRLALQFGNGTYLDEDKHTGIGRFGMGLPSSSISQCQRVDVWSWQNGIENALHSYLDLDEIKNRQLTEVPEPTSKAIPTTWTRIGQQFGESGTLVVWSNIDRCIWRTGKAIIDNSEFVIGRMYRKFINSGKVKIRMVAFDLDALYSLILEKYALPNDPGYLIEKTSCPPPFNNQAMFRPWEGDTSYEATYKINFKDKEHDVKVRFSYAKEEARQAEPGKNPGSLPHGQHAAKNVGVSVVRAGRELELDQNLVNNYDPTERWWGIEIEFNPLLDDIFGVTNNKQSARNFGEILQLDIESLLEEGKTVTQLKEELLQDEDPKLPLLELAHKISSQLSLIRRLIKNQTKGTRTATEKRHDPYKPEKVATTVTQERKSQGYKGQSDADEKLPKEERKQVIKETLQEEGVTETKAELLAATTVDDGLKYTFVEAPLDTPAFFSVKPRGGAIIVTLNTNHPAYQNLVEILEEDVDKADVDTLRSRLVNSLDGLKLLLMAWARYEDEQPEGKFKENAQDTRIDWGRVARRFLENE, via the coding sequence ATGAATAACGCCCATGATATTGTTCCGACTCACTTAGCCGTCCAAGCCATGCGCGACAACGGTTATAAAAACGCCGCCTACGCCTTAGCCGAATTAATGGATAATGCCATTCAAGCTGGTGCATCGCAAGTAGAGTTGCTGTGTGGGGAACGGAAAGAACAGGGGGAAGTGAGGAGGCGATCGCGCATTGAACAAATCGCCGTGTTAGATAATGGTTGTGGGATGGATGCGAGTGTGTTACGTCTCGCCCTGCAATTTGGTAACGGTACATATTTAGATGAAGACAAACACACCGGAATCGGTCGTTTTGGCATGGGTTTACCTTCCTCTTCTATTTCCCAATGTCAAAGAGTTGATGTCTGGTCATGGCAAAATGGCATAGAAAATGCACTGCATAGTTACCTAGATTTAGATGAAATTAAAAATCGCCAACTGACAGAAGTACCAGAACCTACATCTAAAGCAATTCCCACAACTTGGACAAGAATTGGTCAACAATTTGGCGAAAGTGGCACATTAGTAGTATGGTCAAACATCGACCGTTGTATTTGGCGCACCGGCAAAGCAATTATTGATAATTCAGAATTTGTGATTGGGAGAATGTATCGCAAATTTATCAATAGCGGTAAAGTCAAAATCCGCATGGTAGCCTTTGATTTAGATGCCTTATATAGCCTGATTTTAGAAAAATACGCCCTACCAAATGACCCTGGTTATTTAATAGAAAAAACCTCCTGTCCACCACCCTTTAATAATCAAGCTATGTTTCGCCCCTGGGAAGGTGATACATCGTATGAAGCCACTTATAAAATTAACTTTAAAGATAAAGAACATGATGTAAAAGTGCGTTTTTCTTACGCTAAAGAAGAAGCGCGTCAAGCCGAACCAGGAAAAAACCCTGGTAGTTTACCACACGGACAACACGCAGCTAAAAATGTTGGTGTTTCCGTTGTGCGTGCAGGAAGAGAATTAGAACTAGACCAAAACTTAGTAAATAATTATGATCCTACAGAACGCTGGTGGGGAATTGAAATTGAATTTAACCCGTTACTTGATGATATTTTTGGTGTGACTAATAACAAACAATCAGCCCGGAATTTTGGCGAAATTTTACAACTTGATATTGAGTCTTTATTAGAAGAAGGTAAAACAGTTACTCAATTAAAAGAAGAATTACTTCAAGATGAAGATCCAAAACTGCCTTTATTGGAATTAGCCCATAAAATCAGTAGTCAACTAAGCTTAATTCGTCGCTTAATTAAAAATCAAACAAAAGGTACTCGTACCGCCACTGAAAAACGCCATGACCCTTATAAACCTGAAAAAGTTGCAACTACTGTCACTCAAGAGCGTAAATCACAAGGTTATAAAGGTCAAAGTGATGCAGATGAAAAATTACCCAAAGAAGAACGCAAACAAGTTATTAAAGAAACTCTCCAAGAAGAAGGAGTGACAGAAACTAAAGCCGAATTATTAGCCGCCACAACAGTAGATGATGGCTTGAAATATACCTTTGTCGAAGCACCGCTTGATACTCCTGCTTTTTTCTCTGTTAAACCCAGAGGCGGAGCGATTATTGTTACTCTAAATACTAACCATCCAGCTTATCAAAACTTAGTTGAAATCTTAGAAGAAGATGTTGATAAAGCTGATGTAGATACTTTACGTTCTCGGTTAGTTAATTCTTTGGATGGATTAAAATTACTCTTGATGGCATGGGCAAGATATGAAGATGAGCAGCCAGAGGGTAAATTTAAAGAAAATGCTCAAGATACGCGCATTGATTGGGGGAGAGTTGCTAGGAGGTTTTTAGAGAATGAGTAG
- a CDS encoding DEAD/DEAH box helicase has translation MNFNDLLSKADEETLQQLLGSATFHLLKLLEPNLVHPSKLREILLTLHTSEELLLSKEKRDLIFDLITPEQAKILAVVLEAPENKDPYQALRKLKISGNSESNKYLFNFFEIPLKPRNEITIETPTIIENTPKYPLFAHQRKAAKKVKNYLSQEPRRVLLHLPTGAGKTRTAMNIIADHLRNNEPTLVIWLAYSEELCEQAVTEFQKAWDSLGNRTLSTYRFWGNHEIDLAQAQDGLVVAGLAKVYNAAKKSIRFINQLGVRSSLVIIDEAHQAVAETYKLVLDSLVVPYEKTALLGLTATPGRTWADINTDAQLAKFFAHQKVTLEIEGYDNPIDYLVDQQYLAQVNYRSLFYETGIELTPQDLKRIHTDLDIPPYILNRLAADEQRNLRIILELEALAPHHQRIIVFNTSVEHAKLIASILRLRGFHADAVTGETPKSERERLIHNFKDQQTQTKILCNYGVLTTGFDAPKTSAAVIARPTKSLVLYSQMVGRAIRGIKAGGNATAEIVTVIDNQLPGFGSVASAFHNWEDVWRKTHE, from the coding sequence TTGAACTTTAATGATTTACTATCAAAAGCGGATGAAGAAACACTACAGCAATTATTAGGTAGTGCAACTTTTCATCTGCTTAAACTCCTAGAACCTAATTTAGTTCACCCTAGTAAGCTCAGAGAAATTCTGTTAACTCTTCATACCTCAGAAGAATTACTCTTATCAAAAGAAAAACGAGATTTAATCTTTGATTTAATCACGCCAGAACAAGCCAAAATTCTCGCTGTTGTACTAGAAGCACCTGAGAATAAAGACCCTTATCAAGCATTAAGAAAACTTAAAATCAGTGGAAATTCAGAAAGTAATAAATATCTATTTAACTTCTTTGAAATACCACTTAAACCCAGAAACGAAATTACAATTGAAACTCCTACAATAATTGAAAATACTCCCAAGTATCCTTTATTTGCACATCAACGCAAAGCAGCTAAAAAAGTAAAAAACTATCTGAGTCAAGAACCTCGTCGTGTCCTTCTTCATCTTCCCACGGGTGCAGGTAAAACCCGTACTGCAATGAATATTATTGCAGACCATCTAAGAAACAATGAACCCACATTAGTAATCTGGTTAGCCTATAGTGAAGAACTATGCGAACAAGCGGTTACAGAATTTCAAAAAGCCTGGGACAGTTTAGGGAATCGCACCCTTTCAACTTACCGCTTCTGGGGCAACCATGAAATAGACTTAGCACAAGCGCAAGATGGCTTAGTAGTAGCAGGATTAGCCAAAGTCTACAACGCCGCCAAAAAAAGTATCCGCTTTATTAATCAACTGGGTGTGCGTTCTTCTTTAGTAATTATCGACGAAGCCCATCAAGCAGTAGCCGAAACCTATAAACTCGTCTTAGATTCCCTCGTCGTCCCCTACGAAAAAACCGCCCTATTAGGACTAACCGCCACACCTGGACGCACTTGGGCTGATATTAACACCGATGCACAACTAGCTAAATTCTTCGCCCACCAAAAAGTTACCTTAGAAATCGAGGGTTATGACAACCCCATTGATTATCTCGTAGATCAACAATACCTAGCACAAGTTAACTATCGCTCCTTATTTTACGAAACCGGCATTGAACTCACACCCCAAGACCTCAAGCGCATTCATACAGACTTAGATATTCCCCCCTATATCCTCAATCGGTTAGCCGCAGACGAACAACGCAACCTCCGCATCATTCTCGAACTAGAAGCCCTCGCCCCACATCATCAACGCATCATCGTGTTTAATACCTCCGTGGAACACGCCAAACTCATCGCTTCCATTTTGCGTTTACGTGGCTTCCATGCTGACGCTGTCACAGGCGAAACCCCCAAATCCGAACGAGAACGGCTGATTCACAACTTTAAAGACCAACAAACCCAAACCAAGATTTTATGTAACTACGGCGTATTAACCACTGGTTTCGACGCACCCAAAACCAGTGCGGCTGTTATCGCCCGTCCCACCAAATCCCTTGTTCTCTACAGCCAAATGGTAGGACGCGCCATCAGAGGAATCAAAGCTGGGGGTAATGCTACAGCCGAAATAGTCACGGTTATAGATAATCAACTCCCTGGTTTTGGTTCAGTTGCATCAGCCTTTCACAATTGGGAAGACGTTTGGAGGAAAACCCATGAATAA
- a CDS encoding DNA sulfur modification protein DndB, which produces MSLKIRRESALNLTIEGSIGSFRVGTGREGQNSIEVTYFLTHVGLDFSSSANEALLSHLAPVREIFDINQLDFDEIMQRDIDDARVSSELIPYLLDEKSVDLVKLFPPIVVVVLPIQEGENRPAKLYPKVTTDEKPETEEAGQFILRSGSIGQEVFQFEQPISEGQKLKHDLVRFKLNTHKTRLVIVDGQHRAMALLALYRNLKDQWSDEKRAPFKEYYSEWTPKYIQKFNLKEINLPIILCTFPSLDEQYSGEFDLRKAARTVFLTLNREARKVSRTRNILLDDNDIIAYFLRSYLSTVKQKDQRSSSSLRISNIELDQSDKDKLKIESPIAITGVSHLYYIIEHLLLNNGGEVKGAKPRSGNFAKRKDLNLCMQKYRLNGANLLGSEMANSTKRDNFTISVAEKLREQFDDKYGNFILSVFEGFLLYENHNKAVLDLEQKIESYQDRQLKPILFEGQGISRVFDAHRENLKNKIQEGELSNIPEIQAITQRLDATAKRLNDAIEDFRYERANLCIKSISDKSAIRDSEGKISYGVIQWFNELYDNVLTTVAFQSGLICGFWGEIEKITIKLGEEYIDIKQCLGEYIQQLNNFFIPNSSSQLKKLVSIFKGEIIGNISDWKITQTNHTFRNVVYRGEMQPDQWTKYKYLILEIWHPTNEFLANTLNEEIEKCREQIFPALYNLYTTDYCKENSKLEGNLSENEKNIIFDKAFTEYNIFLKNVNGKSLDQQKMKIACSVIPASEIDESDME; this is translated from the coding sequence ATGTCATTAAAAATTCGTAGGGAATCCGCTTTAAATCTGACAATTGAAGGCTCAATAGGATCGTTTAGAGTAGGCACAGGTAGAGAAGGTCAAAACTCCATTGAAGTTACATATTTTCTGACTCATGTTGGACTTGATTTTTCAAGTAGTGCTAATGAGGCTTTGCTTAGTCATCTTGCTCCTGTAAGAGAAATTTTTGATATAAATCAGCTTGATTTTGATGAAATCATGCAAAGAGATATTGATGATGCCAGAGTTTCTTCTGAACTTATTCCCTATTTACTTGATGAAAAATCAGTCGATTTAGTAAAATTATTTCCTCCTATTGTTGTTGTCGTCCTTCCTATCCAAGAAGGAGAAAATAGACCAGCAAAGCTGTATCCGAAAGTAACTACTGATGAAAAACCTGAAACAGAAGAAGCAGGACAGTTTATATTACGTTCAGGTTCTATAGGTCAAGAAGTTTTTCAATTTGAACAACCTATTTCCGAAGGGCAAAAACTTAAACATGACTTAGTACGTTTTAAATTAAACACTCATAAGACGCGGTTAGTCATAGTCGATGGACAACATAGAGCAATGGCTTTACTTGCGTTATATAGAAATCTCAAGGATCAATGGTCAGATGAAAAACGTGCGCCCTTTAAAGAATATTATTCAGAATGGACACCTAAGTATATTCAAAAATTTAACTTAAAAGAAATAAATTTACCAATTATATTATGTACATTTCCTTCATTAGATGAGCAGTATTCTGGCGAATTTGATTTAAGAAAGGCTGCAAGAACAGTATTCCTCACATTAAATAGAGAAGCCAGAAAAGTATCAAGAACAAGAAATATTTTACTTGATGACAATGATATAATTGCTTATTTTCTCCGTTCTTATTTATCTACAGTTAAGCAGAAAGATCAACGTTCTTCTTCTTCTTTACGTATCTCAAATATTGAACTTGATCAATCAGATAAAGATAAGTTAAAAATCGAAAGTCCTATTGCTATTACAGGTGTTAGCCATCTCTACTATATTATAGAACACTTGCTTTTAAATAATGGTGGTGAGGTTAAGGGAGCAAAACCCAGATCGGGTAATTTTGCAAAACGAAAGGATTTAAATCTTTGTATGCAGAAATATCGTCTGAACGGTGCTAATTTGCTTGGTTCTGAAATGGCTAATTCAACGAAACGTGATAATTTCACAATTTCCGTAGCAGAAAAATTACGTGAACAATTTGATGATAAATACGGTAATTTCATATTATCTGTATTTGAAGGTTTCCTACTTTATGAAAATCATAATAAAGCGGTTTTAGACCTTGAGCAAAAAATTGAAAGTTACCAAGACCGTCAATTAAAACCTATTTTATTTGAAGGGCAAGGTATTAGTCGAGTTTTTGATGCTCACAGAGAAAATTTAAAAAATAAAATTCAAGAAGGAGAATTGAGTAATATTCCAGAAATTCAAGCTATTACTCAAAGGCTTGATGCAACAGCAAAACGACTTAACGACGCTATAGAAGATTTCCGATATGAACGAGCAAACCTATGTATTAAATCAATATCAGATAAATCAGCAATCAGAGATTCTGAAGGAAAAATAAGTTATGGAGTCATACAATGGTTTAATGAACTCTACGACAATGTTCTCACAACAGTAGCTTTTCAAAGTGGATTAATTTGTGGTTTTTGGGGTGAAATAGAAAAGATAACTATTAAGTTAGGAGAAGAATATATAGATATTAAACAGTGCCTTGGAGAATATATTCAACAGTTAAACAATTTCTTTATTCCTAATAGCTCCAGCCAGCTTAAAAAATTAGTTAGCATATTTAAAGGCGAAATTATTGGCAATATTTCAGATTGGAAAATAACACAAACTAATCATACTTTTCGCAACGTTGTATATCGTGGAGAGATGCAGCCAGATCAGTGGACAAAATACAAGTATCTCATTTTAGAAATTTGGCATCCAACTAATGAATTTTTAGCCAATACTCTTAATGAAGAGATAGAAAAATGTAGAGAGCAAATATTTCCTGCACTTTACAACTTATATACAACTGATTATTGTAAAGAAAATTCAAAACTTGAAGGAAACCTTAGCGAGAACGAAAAAAATATAATTTTTGACAAAGCTTTTACAGAATACAATATTTTTCTTAAAAATGTTAACGGAAAATCATTAGATCAACAAAAAATGAAAATAGCTTGTTCAGTTATTCCTGCATCAGAAATTGATGAATCTGACATGGAATAA
- a CDS encoding phosphoadenosine phosphosulfate reductase family protein: MAEKKTRHILGLSGGKDSTALAVLLHREIPEMEYFFCDTHKELPETYDYLDRIKARLGIKIHYLSDKRGFDHWLAIHDGLLPSPQMRWCTVKMKIKPLEDFVGDDEAVSYIGIRADENREGYISTKPNITPVFPFKERGLVKADIIRLLEESGIGLPDYYRWRSRSGCFFCFFQRKYEWVMLAQEHPDLFQKAVEYETNHADGRTYTWTDGESLLQLLARKDEIIAQHEKLMAKEKKASPNRPLAEALEEILDQEDDDLPCLVCHL, encoded by the coding sequence ATGGCAGAGAAAAAAACTAGACACATATTGGGGCTTTCTGGGGGGAAGGATAGCACGGCTTTAGCAGTGTTACTGCATAGGGAAATTCCAGAGATGGAATACTTTTTTTGTGATACCCATAAGGAGTTACCGGAGACTTACGATTATCTTGACCGCATTAAGGCACGTCTGGGAATTAAAATTCATTATCTCAGTGATAAACGCGGTTTTGACCATTGGTTAGCGATTCATGATGGTTTGTTACCTTCTCCCCAAATGCGGTGGTGTACGGTGAAGATGAAAATTAAGCCGTTGGAGGATTTTGTGGGGGATGATGAGGCTGTTAGTTACATTGGTATCCGTGCTGATGAAAACCGTGAGGGTTATATCTCCACTAAACCGAATATTACACCTGTGTTTCCGTTTAAGGAAAGGGGTTTAGTTAAGGCTGATATTATTCGGCTTTTAGAAGAAAGTGGTATTGGACTCCCTGACTATTATCGCTGGCGCAGTCGTTCTGGGTGTTTTTTCTGTTTCTTCCAACGCAAGTATGAATGGGTAATGTTGGCGCAGGAACATCCTGATTTATTTCAAAAGGCTGTTGAGTATGAGACTAATCATGCTGATGGTCGTACCTATACTTGGACTGATGGGGAAAGTTTGTTGCAGCTTCTAGCACGCAAGGATGAAATTATTGCTCAACATGAAAAGTTAATGGCTAAAGAGAAAAAAGCTTCTCCTAATCGTCCTTTGGCTGAAGCGTTAGAAGAAATTTTAGACCAAGAAGATGATGATTTGCCTTGTTTAGTTTGTCATTTGTAA
- a CDS encoding DUF4351 domain-containing protein, protein MTRFIHDKFAKDYLEELLKNYGEVKASEKISGEIKEIDVFFTPNKQQTPNLQILGLLGRFAENPAIIEPFRNPASTDEICDCILKLLEVKASLRREAKTNKTKLQDSEIPQLWVLTPTVSETRLSSFGTVQKPNWISGVHFLPDALRIAIVAIHQLPQTPATLWLRLLGRGNVQSQAIMELQALPLNHPYQKATLELVYNLRENLRINQELETDDRELVMRLEPLYQRDREQAIWQGKQEGRREGEQDLILRLLNRRLGEINQSLIERIQGLSIEQLENLGEALLDFSNIADLETWLNQQQE, encoded by the coding sequence GTGACGCGCTTTATACATGACAAATTTGCTAAAGACTATCTGGAAGAACTACTAAAAAATTACGGAGAAGTCAAAGCATCAGAAAAAATCTCAGGAGAAATCAAAGAAATAGATGTATTCTTCACACCCAACAAACAGCAAACACCTAACTTACAAATCCTGGGTTTACTAGGAAGATTTGCCGAAAATCCAGCCATCATAGAACCCTTTCGTAATCCAGCATCCACCGATGAAATCTGTGATTGTATACTCAAATTATTAGAAGTCAAAGCCTCACTAAGACGAGAAGCGAAAACCAACAAAACCAAACTTCAAGACTCAGAAATTCCCCAACTGTGGGTTCTGACCCCCACAGTATCCGAAACTAGACTATCTAGCTTTGGAACAGTCCAAAAACCCAATTGGATATCAGGAGTACACTTTCTCCCAGATGCACTACGCATAGCCATTGTCGCCATACATCAACTACCACAAACACCCGCAACACTATGGCTGAGACTTTTAGGTAGAGGAAACGTACAATCCCAAGCAATTATGGAATTGCAAGCGTTACCATTAAATCATCCATACCAAAAAGCCACCCTCGAATTAGTTTACAACCTGCGGGAAAACTTAAGAATCAATCAAGAATTAGAAACAGACGATAGGGAGTTAGTTATGCGATTAGAACCACTTTATCAAAGAGATAGAGAACAAGCTATATGGCAAGGAAAGCAAGAGGGAAGGAGAGAAGGAGAACAAGACTTAATATTACGTTTACTTAATCGCCGGCTTGGGGAAATTAACCAATCATTAATAGAACGTATTCAAGGATTATCAATTGAACAATTAGAAAATCTAGGAGAAGCATTACTAGACTTTTCTAACATTGCTGATTTAGAAACTTGGTTAAACCAACAACAAGAATAA
- a CDS encoding Uma2 family endonuclease, producing the protein MLGLLAKLNLWEELTSHSALHNVDSDQILLMNGISWDIYETLLQSCQNNSHYRFKYLEGTLEIMSPSRRHEVDKKIIALLLETYFIDKSIDFYPLGSTTFRREAAARGIEPDECYCFNYEKPVPDLAIEIVVTSGGIDDLLIYQGLGVSEVWFWRNNQFLLYSLRGNQYEQITKSELFPDLDLELLANLVMSGGKPKDLIAKFRESFNSIK; encoded by the coding sequence ATGTTGGGTTTACTAGCCAAATTGAATCTATGGGAAGAATTAACAAGTCATTCAGCACTACACAACGTTGATTCTGACCAAATTTTGCTGATGAATGGGATTAGCTGGGATATATATGAAACACTATTGCAAAGTTGTCAAAATAATTCTCACTATCGCTTTAAATATTTAGAAGGTACTCTAGAAATAATGTCACCGAGTCGCCGCCATGAGGTGGATAAAAAGATTATTGCTTTATTGTTGGAAACCTATTTTATAGATAAATCTATTGATTTCTATCCTTTAGGCTCAACCACTTTTAGAAGAGAAGCCGCCGCTAGGGGTATAGAACCAGATGAATGTTATTGTTTTAATTATGAAAAACCTGTTCCTGATTTGGCGATTGAAATAGTTGTCACCAGTGGGGGAATTGATGATTTATTAATTTATCAAGGTTTAGGTGTGTCGGAAGTTTGGTTTTGGCGGAACAATCAATTTTTATTATATTCTCTGCGTGGTAATCAGTATGAGCAAATAACGAAAAGTGAACTTTTTCCAGATTTAGATTTAGAATTGTTAGCCAATTTAGTTATGTCTGGTGGGAAACCAAAAGATTTAATTGCTAAGTTTCGGGAAAGTTTTAATAGTATTAAGTAG
- a CDS encoding type I restriction endonuclease subunit R — MIQTAITQRITTISEAERQFNLVRTADINFFPEWRENLADLTDKEKTVLDRIKARYRYHRANGHLAEGLVNLVVLSPLLELAGFYDPPFQMQGEVAVEVIALVPIDEVNEEILRGRIDFLVVSKGLWMAVLESKGTAINLDVAIPQVLAYMMVNPNAEKPVFGMATNGGEFFFIKLNRQGTPQYDISRIFSLLPLQNELHDVLMILKKLGSQIEDDTN; from the coding sequence ATGATCCAAACAGCGATTACTCAAAGAATTACCACAATTAGTGAAGCAGAAAGGCAGTTTAATTTAGTTCGTACTGCTGATATTAATTTTTTCCCAGAGTGGAGAGAAAATTTAGCTGATTTAACTGATAAGGAAAAAACAGTATTAGATAGAATTAAAGCTAGATACCGCTATCATCGAGCTAATGGGCATCTAGCAGAAGGGTTAGTTAATTTAGTGGTTTTATCGCCCTTACTGGAGTTAGCAGGTTTTTATGATCCTCCTTTTCAAATGCAAGGGGAAGTTGCTGTTGAAGTTATTGCATTAGTTCCTATAGATGAAGTGAACGAGGAAATTTTAAGGGGAAGAATTGATTTTTTAGTAGTGTCAAAAGGATTGTGGATGGCAGTTTTGGAGTCTAAGGGAACAGCAATTAATCTTGATGTGGCAATTCCTCAAGTTTTAGCTTATATGATGGTTAATCCTAATGCAGAAAAACCTGTATTTGGGATGGCGACTAATGGGGGAGAGTTCTTTTTTATCAAACTAAATCGTCAGGGAACACCTCAATATGATATTTCGCGTATTTTTTCCCTTTTACCTTTACAGAATGAACTTCATGATGTGCTAATGATTTTGAAAAAGTTAGGAAGTCAGATTGAAGATGATACAAACTGA
- a CDS encoding DUF4007 family protein, giving the protein MIQTTLNLKHQENPVNPTFANHETFHPRFGWLKKGFDAAKKNPGVFLQDDAPVRLGVGKNMVRAIRYWCSAFKLIDKSNSPTAFGEKLLGNNGWDAYLEDPASLWLLHWNLLKPTCEAAAWYYTFNVFRDLDFTKEDILAGLQDYIKSFDKKIADSSFIKDISCILRMYATQDFSRDNSPIEDSIDCPFNELGLIRHFGKSYQFKIGAKANLPASMIVATCLEYASWANQDSNTITIRKLLYDEGSPGMVFKLTESVLFGAIEKVAKEFNAIILEDTAGLIQLSLPENPEILAEEILDRYYLREQS; this is encoded by the coding sequence GTGATCCAAACAACGCTGAACTTAAAACATCAGGAAAATCCAGTTAACCCGACATTTGCCAACCATGAAACTTTTCATCCGCGTTTTGGCTGGTTGAAAAAAGGGTTTGATGCAGCTAAAAAAAATCCTGGGGTTTTCTTACAAGATGATGCACCTGTGCGTTTAGGTGTTGGTAAAAATATGGTACGTGCTATTCGTTATTGGTGTAGTGCGTTTAAATTGATTGACAAAAGTAATTCACCCACAGCATTTGGCGAAAAACTTTTAGGAAATAATGGTTGGGATGCTTATTTAGAAGATCCGGCTTCATTGTGGTTGTTACATTGGAATTTGTTGAAACCAACTTGTGAAGCGGCTGCTTGGTATTATACTTTTAATGTGTTTCGAGATTTGGATTTTACAAAAGAGGATATTTTAGCTGGATTACAAGATTATATTAAAAGCTTTGATAAAAAAATTGCTGATTCATCTTTTATAAAAGATATCAGTTGTATTTTAAGGATGTATGCGACACAAGATTTTAGTAGAGATAATAGTCCTATAGAAGATTCGATTGATTGTCCTTTTAATGAGTTGGGGTTAATTCGTCATTTTGGTAAAAGTTATCAGTTTAAAATTGGCGCAAAAGCGAATTTACCTGCATCGATGATAGTTGCAACTTGTTTAGAATATGCTAGTTGGGCGAATCAAGACAGCAATACAATTACTATTCGCAAGTTACTTTATGATGAAGGTAGCCCAGGAATGGTATTTAAATTAACGGAAAGTGTTTTATTTGGGGCTATTGAGAAAGTGGCGAAGGAATTTAACGCGATAATTTTGGAAGATACCGCCGGTTTGATTCAGTTATCTTTACCGGAAAATCCCGAAATATTGGCTGAAGAGATTTTAGATAGATATTATCTGAGAGAACAGAGTTAG